The Panicum virgatum strain AP13 chromosome 5K, P.virgatum_v5, whole genome shotgun sequence genome has a window encoding:
- the LOC120705814 gene encoding aromatic aminotransferase ISS1-like, with amino-acid sequence MGSFARLARRAVETDAPVMVKIQELLRGATDVMSLAQGVVYWQPPESAMNKIEKIIREPAVSRYGSDDGIPELREALLEKLRRENKLTKSSVMVTAGANQAFVNLVLTLCDAGDSVVMFAPYYFNAYMSFQMTGVTDILVGACDPKTLHPDVDWLEKVLKENGPIPKLVTVVNPGNPSGAFIPRPMLERISDLCKNAGAWLVVDNTYEYFMYDGMEHYCLEDNHIVNLFSFSKAYGMMGWRVGYIAFPNEADGFHDQLLKVQDNIPICASIIGQHLALYSLEAGPAWIKERVKDLVRNRELLVEALSPLGEDNVKGGEGAIYLWAKLPDNCSDDFEVVRWLANKHGVAVIPGSASGGPGYIRVSFGGLKEEDTRLAAERLRRGLQELVTDGMVQ; translated from the exons aTGGGTAGCTTCGCGAGGCTGGCGAGGAGGGCGGTGGAGACGGACGCGCCAGTCATGGTGAAG ATACAAGAACTGCTTCGAGGGGCTACGGACGTGATGTCGCTTGCCCAG GGAGTTGTTTACTGGCAACCTCCTGAGTCAGCTATGAATAAGATTGAAAAAATCATCAGGGAACCAGCAGTCAGTAGATATGGTTCTGATGATGGAATTCCTGAACTTCGTGAAGCACTTCTTGAAAAG CTACGCAGAGAGAATAAGCTTACCAAGTCATCAGTTATGGTCACTGCTGGTGCAAATCAG GCTTTTGTGAACTTGGTCCTCACTCTTTGTGATGCTGGTGATTCCGTTGTCATGTTTGCACCATATTATTTCAACGCCTACATGTCATTCCAGATGACAGGTGTTACTGACATATTAGTTGGTGCTTGCGACCCCAAGACACTTCATCCTGATGTTG ATTGGTTGGAGAAGGTTCTGAAAGAAAATGGCCCTATCCCTAAACTTGTTACTGTTGTGAATCCGGGGAATCCCTCTGGAGCTTTTATTCCCAGGCCTATGCTTGAG AGAATTTCAGATCTTTGCAAAaatgctggtgcatggcttgTTGTTGACAATACCTATGA ATACTTTATGTATGATGGAATGGAGCACTATTGCTTAGAAGATAATCATATTGTCAACCTCTTCTCATTCTCGAAGGCTTATGGAATGATGGGGTGGCGTGTGGGATAC ATTGCATTTCCAAATGAAGCTGATGGCTTCCATGATCAGCTCCTCAAAGTGCAAGATAACATACCTATCTGCGCTTCCATCATCGGGCAGCACCTGGCGCTTTACTCACTTGAGGCTGGACCTGCGTGGATCAAAGAAAGGGTGAAAGACTTGGTAAGAAACCGAGAGCTGCTTGTGGAGGCGCTGTCTCCACTCGGTGAGGACAATGTCAAGGGTGGGGAGGGCGCCATCTACCTCTGGGCAAAGCTACCGGACAACTGCTCGGACGATTTTGAAGTTGTCAGGTGGCTCGCAAACAAGCATGGGGTCGCTGTGATCCCAGGGAGCGCCAGTGGAGGCCCTGGATACATCCGCGTCTCCTTTGGTGGGCTCAAGGAGGAAGATACCAGGCTTGCTGCAGAGAGGCTGAGGCGCGGCTTGCAGGAGTTGGTGACTGATGGAATGGTACAGTAA
- the LOC120705815 gene encoding ABC transporter G family member 31: MWAAEAAFSRSGSWREAEDEREALRWAALQRLPTVARARRGLLRSPAPGGAAAVEGDDVLCEVDVAGLSSGDRTALVDRLLADSGDAEHFFRRIRSRFDAVNIEFPKIEVRYEDLTVDAYVHVGSRALPTIPNFICNMTEAFLRHLRIYRGGRVKLPILDNISGIIRPSRMTLLLGPPSSGKTTLLLALAGRLGPGLKMSGNITYNGHHLNEFVPQRTSAYVSQQDWHASEMTVRETLEFAGRCQGVGIKYDMLVELLRREKNAGIKPDEDLDVFMKALALEGKQTSLVAEYIMKILGLDICADTIVGDEMVKGISGGQKKRLTTGELLVGSARVLFMDEISTGLDSATTYQIIKYLRHSTHALDGTTIISLLQPAPETYELFDDVILIAEGQIVYQGPREFAVDFFAAMGFRCPERKNVADFLQEVLSKKDQQQYWCHYNYPYQFVSVSKFAEAFKTFIIGKRLQEELAVPYNRHRNHPAALCKSSYGVKRLELLKSNYQWQRLLMKRNSFIYVFKFIQLFLVALITMTVFFRSTMHHDSVDDGIIYLGALYFAIVMILFNGFTEVSMLVTKLPVIYKHRDLHFYPPWAYTLPSWLLSIPTSLYESGMWVLVTYYVVGYDPQFTRFLGQFLLLFFLHQTSLALFRVMASLGRNMIVANTFGSFALLVVMILGGFIITKESIPVWWIWGYWVSPMMYAQNAISINEFHGHSWSKQFANQNITMGEAILTGYGLFKEKYWFWIGVGALFGYAVVLNILFTMFLTILNPIGNLQAVVSKDEIRHKDSRRKNDRVAMELRSYLHSNSLSGNLKEQKGMVLPFQPLSMCFRNINYYVDVPEELKKQGIAEDRLQLLVDVTGAFRPGILTALVGVSGAGKTTLMDVLAGRKTGGIIEGSITISGYPKNQETFTRISGYCEQNDVHSPCLTVIESLLYSACLRLPSHVDADTQRAFVEEVMELVELNPLSGALVGLPGVNGLSTEQRKRLTIAVELVANPSIVFMDEPTSGLDARSAAIVMRTVRNIVNTGRTIVCTIHQPSIDIFESFDELLFMKRGGQLIYAGPLGAKSRNLVDFFEAIPGVPKIRDGYNPAAWMLEVTSTQMEQILGVDFAEYYRQSKLFQQTREIVEVLSRPSSESKELTFATKYAQPFCAQYIACLWKQNLSYWRNPQYTAVRFFYTVIISLMFGTICWKFGSRRETQHDIFNAMGAMYAAVLFIGITNATSVQPVISIERFVSYRERAAGMYSALPFAFSLVTVEFPYILVQSLIYGTIFYSLGSFEWTAAKFLWYLFFMYFTLLYFTFYGMMTTAITPNHAVAPIIAAPFYTLWNLFCGFMIPRKRIPVWWRWYYWANPVSWTLYGLLTSQFGDLDQPLLLADGATSTVAAFLQEHFGFRHDFLGVVAAMVAGFCVLFAVVFALAIKYLNFQRR; the protein is encoded by the exons AtgtgggcggcggaggcggcgttcTCGCGCTCGGGGTCGTGGCGGGAGGCGGAGGACGAGCGGGAGGCGCTGCGGTGGGCCGCGCTGCAGCGGCTCcccaccgtcgcccgcgcgcgccggggACTGCTCCGGTCCCCGGCGCCCGGCGGTGCCGCGGCCGTCGAGGGGGACGACGTGCTCTGCGAGGTCGACGTCGCGGGGCTCTCCTCCGGCGACCGCACCGCGCTCGtcgaccgcctcctcgccgacTCCGGCGACGCCGAGCACTTTTTCCGCCGCATACGCAGCCGCTTCGACGC CGTGAACATAGAGTTCCCCAAGATCGAAGTGAGGTATGAGGATCTGACGGTGGACGCGTACGTGCACGTCGGGAGCAGGGCGCTGCCGACCATCCCGAACTTCATATGCAACATGACTGAG GCGTTCCTGAggcatctgaggatctaccgaGGAGGAAGAGTGAAATTGCCGATTTTGGACAACATCAGTGGGATAATTCGCCCATCAAG AATGACACTGCTTTTGGGTCCTCCAAGCTCCGGGAAGACCACCTTGCTTCTAGCTCTTGCTGGACGTCTCGGCCCAGGACTAAAG ATGTCTGGGAACATTACTTACAATGGCCACCATTTAAATGAGTTTGTGCCTCAGCGAACATCTGCTTATGTCAGTCAGCAAGACTGGCATGCTTCAGAGATGACAGTCAGAGAAACTCTAGAGTTTGCTGGGCGCTGTCAGGGTGTTGGAATAAAGTATG ATATGCTTGTTGAATTACTGAGGAGAGAAAAGAATGCGGGGATAAAACCTGATGAGGACCTTGATGTGTTCATGAAG GCGTTGGCACTTGAGGGAAAGCAGACAAGCCTTGTGGCAGAGTATATAATGAAG ATTTTAGGGCTCGACATCTGTGCTGACACCATTGTTGGAGATGAAATGGTCAAAGGGATCTCTGGAGGGCAAAAGAAACGCTTGACAACAG GTGAACTGCTAGTTGGATCTGCCCGAGTgctgttcatggatgagatatCTACAGGCCTTGACAGTGCAACAACATATCAGATCATCAAGTATCTAAGGCATTCTACACATGCCCTTGATGGAACCACAATCATATCCTTGCTGCAGCCGGCTCCAGAAACTTATGAACTATTCGATGATGTCATTCTTATAGCCGAAGGTCAAATTGTATACCAGGGCCCTCGTGAATTTGCTGTTGATTTTTTTGCTGCTATGGGATTCAGGTGTCCagaaagaaaaaatgtggcagaTTTTTTGCAAGAA GTTTTGTCCAAGAAAGATCAGCAGCAGTACTGGTGCCACTACAATTATCCATACCAGTTTGTTTCTGTGTCAAAATTTGCTGAAGCCTTTAAAACATTTATTATTGGTAAGAGATTGCAGGAGGAATTGGCTGTGCCATACAACAGACATCGCAATCATCCTGCAGCTCTTTGCAAGTCAAGTTACGGTGTCAAGAGGCTTGAGCTTCTCAAGTCTAACTACCAGTGGCAGCGTCTCCTCATGAAAAGGAACTCGTTCATCTACGTCTTCAAATTCATTCAG CTTTTTCTTGTTGCTCTTATCACAATGACAGTGTTTTTCAGATCAACAATGCACCATGATTCAGTTGATGATGGAATCATTTATCTAGGAGCCCTTTACTTTGCAATAGTGATGATTCTGTTCAATGGCTTCACTGAAGTCTCAATGTTAGTCACAAAGCTTCCTGTCATTTACAAGCACAGGGACCTGCACTTCTACCCACCATGGGCTTATACACTTCCTTCTTGGCTCTTGAGCATCCCAACCTCACTTTATGAATCAGGAATGTGGGTACTTGTAACATATTATGTAGTTGGCTATGATCCCCAGTTTACAAG ATTTTTGGGACAATttttgttgcttttctttctgcACCAAACATCTTTGGCCCTTTTCCGGGTCATGGCATCTTTGGGCCGTAATATGATAGTTGCTAACACCTTTGGATCATTTGCTTTGTTGGTTGTTATGATTCTTGGAGGATTCATCATAACCAAAG AAAGCATACCAGTCTGGTGGATTTGGGGTTATTGGGTCTCTCCTATGATGTATGCACAAAATGCTATTTCCATCAACGAATTCCATGGCCATTCTTGGAGCAAG CAATTTGCAAACCAGAACATCACAATGGGCGAAGCAATACTCACTGGATATGGGTTATTCAAGGAAAAATACTGGTTCTGGATTGGTGTTGGAGCATTGTTTGGTTATGCAGTTGTTTTGAACATCTTGTTCACAATGTTCTTGACGATTCTCAACC CTATTGGTAATCTGCAAGCTGTTGTGTCCAAAGATGAAATTCGGCACAAGGATTCTAGGAGGAAGAATGACAGGGTAGCCATGGAGCTAAGATCTTATCTGCACTCAAATTCATTAAGTG GTAATCTCAAGGAACAGAAGGGTATGGTGTTGCCTTTTCAACCCCTTTCTATGTGCTTTAGGAATATCAACTACTACGTTGATGTACCAGAG GAATTGAAAAAGCAAGGCATAGCAGAAGACCGACTACAGCTGCTTGTTGATGTCACTGGAGCATTCAGGCCAGGAATACTGACAGCACTTGTTGGAGTCAGtggagctggcaaaactacccTCATGGATGTTTTGGCTGGCCGGAAGACTGGAGGTATCATAGAAGGAAGCATTACTATATCTGGGTATCCTAAGAACCAAGAGACCTTCACTAGGATCTCTGGGTATTGTGAACAGAATGATGTCCACTCACCTTGCTTGACTGTGATTGAGTCTTTGTTATACTCAGCATGCCTCCGGTTGCCATCTCATGTTGATGCTGACACTCAAAGG GCTTTTGTTGAAGAGGTCATGGAACTCGTTGAGTTGAACCCCTTAAGTGGTGCTCTTGTTGGTCTGCCTGGGGTAAATGGTTTATCTACAGAACAACGTAAAAGGTTGACAATTGCTGTGGAGCTAGTTGCAAATCCTTCTATTGTTTTCATGGACGAACCCACATCAGGATTGGATGCTAGATCTGCAGCCATTGTGATGAGGACGGTGCGAAATATCGTTAATACAGGACGGACCATTGTCTGCACCATCCATCAACCAAGTATTGACATATTCGAATCATTtgatgag CTTTTGTTCATGAAGCGTGGAGGTCAACTTATATATGCTGGCCCCTTGGGTGCCAAATCACGCAATCTGGTTGACTTTTTTGAG GCAATTCCAGGAGTGCCCAAAATCAGGGATGGCTATAATCCTGCTGCATGGATGTTGGAAGTCACAAGTACTCAAATGGAGCAGATTCTTGGAGTGGATTTTGCTGAATACTATCGACAATCAAAATTATTTCA GCAGACCAGAGAAATCGTTGAAGTCCTGAGCAGACCGAGCAGTGAATCGAAAGAACTTACTTTCGCAACGAAGTATGCCCAACCGTTTTGTGCTCAATATATTGCTTGCTTATGGAAGCAAAACCTATCATACTGGAGGAACCCTCAATACACCGCAGTTCGATTCTTCTACACAGTTATCATTTCTTTGATGTTTGGAACTATTTGCTGGAAATTCGGTTCTAGAAG GGAGACCCAACATGACATATTCAATGCCATGGGTGCCATGTACGCAGCAGTGCTGTTCATAGGAATTACCAACGCGACTTCAGTTCAGCCTGTGATCTCCATTGAAAGATTCGTATCATACAGAGAGCGAGCTGCTGGGATGTATTCAGCATTGCCTTTTGCATTTTCTCTG GTCACGGTGGAGTTCCCTTACATCCTTGTGCAGTCCCTTATCTATGGTACAATCTTCTACAGTTTGGGATCATTTGAGTGGACAGCAGCTAAGTTCCTATGGTACCTGTTCTTCATGTACTTCACGTTGCTGTACTTTACCTTCTATGGCATGATGACAACGGCGATCACTCCAAACCATGCGGTTGCACCTATTATTGCTGCTCCATTCTATACGCTGTGGAATCTGTTCTGCGGATTCATGATCCCGAGAAAG CGCATCCCCGTGTGGTGGCGGTGGTACTACTGGGCCAACCCGGTGTCGTGGACGCTCTACGGCCTCCTGACGTCGCAGTTCGGCGACCTGGACCAGCCCCTGCTGCTCGCCGACGGCGCCACCTCCACCGTGGCGGCGTTCCTCCAGGAGCACTTCGGGTTCCGCCACGACTTCCtcggcgtcgtcgccgccatggtcgccggCTTCTGCGTCCTCTTCGCCGTCGTCTTCGCCCTCGCCATCAAGTACCTCAACTTCCAGCGAAGATAA